A stretch of the Corynebacterium maris DSM 45190 genome encodes the following:
- a CDS encoding MarR family winged helix-turn-helix transcriptional regulator: protein MTTETRWLNDDEQELWRLMLAASRKVSRAMDDTLQAGSDLSTSEFSVLVELSETDDCALRLRDLCASLDWDRSRTSHQITRMERRGLVTKHKSEGDARGVVVRLTDEGHRRLASAAPEHVESVRRVIFDHMEPAVAPVLKSYFEGLMEVDNVPGSPGFTADA from the coding sequence ATGACTACAGAAACGCGTTGGCTAAATGATGACGAGCAGGAACTGTGGCGTCTGATGCTCGCCGCGTCCCGCAAAGTGAGCCGTGCCATGGATGACACGCTGCAGGCGGGGAGTGACCTGTCCACCTCTGAGTTTTCCGTCCTCGTGGAGCTCTCCGAGACTGACGATTGTGCTCTTCGTCTGCGTGACTTGTGCGCCAGCCTCGACTGGGACCGCTCCCGCACCTCGCATCAGATCACCCGCATGGAACGCCGCGGCCTGGTGACCAAACACAAGAGTGAGGGCGACGCCCGCGGCGTGGTCGTCCGCCTGACCGACGAGGGGCACCGTCGGCTCGCCAGCGCCGCGCCCGAGCACGTCGAGAGCGTGCGCCGAGTCATCTTCGACCACATGGAACCGGCCGTGGCTCCGGTGCTGAAAAGTTACTTCGAAGGGCTCATGGAGGTCGACAACGTGCCCGGTTCTCCGGGCTTCACCGCCGACGCCTAA
- a CDS encoding PspC domain-containing protein, whose amino-acid sequence MTTDYPQFHPTTPALQRRLRRNRTDNWVGGVLSGVGSTYNINVTLLRVLFVASMLLPGPQILMYLAAWMIMPAE is encoded by the coding sequence ATGACCACCGATTACCCGCAGTTTCATCCGACCACCCCGGCACTGCAGCGCCGTCTGCGCCGCAACCGGACCGACAATTGGGTCGGGGGCGTGCTCAGCGGCGTCGGTTCCACCTACAACATCAACGTCACCCTGCTGCGCGTTTTGTTCGTGGCGTCGATGTTGCTGCCCGGGCCGCAGATTCTGATGTACCTGGCGGCCTGGATGATCATGCCCGCGGAGTAG
- a CDS encoding alpha/beta fold hydrolase encodes MTTVFTRLRRAGAVTAAALGAAALLVAPAGAQDGADPLAPDVTWEDCPIQVVDPAAECGRIEVPQEYSDPDDGTISVGFVRYPAAKQNAKRGTVFGNPGGPGGDAYGYFSSGAGFDWPQAIVDEWDRVAVQPRGLQGSTPLDCTTPGPNAAVDYHLSSGAFLQDSCEQADPGYTQSVTTSNTAEDWEMVRRALDLDEISIIGLSYGTYLGSLYATRYPDRVDRLVLDSAMDPAIGWPQLLADQKPGYTQALHDFFGFVAARDDTYGLGETPYQVYQYWAGLIYQESGQTPTLTPPPMQPGELPAELTSAQNEQINAAVADAVNMTTPALVQAQALANLAANPEASLVNSAIYANTYSVLPWPAEWDTLARLLNGSLFDDPAYQQQVEQVEQTVPSEEQLLQMQADAYNAQAMQTMVICNETRGEGDLSHLPSYLWNGYVIVDPVQVGQDAYASGQSCRGIEPSSQMFPLDGSELEITPLQISGTGDPQTRYQGHRTIADAMGAEVVTVNGPGHGHLARGNERVDEIVAEYLRTGEAKSTEVEGLG; translated from the coding sequence GTGACCACAGTTTTTACCCGGTTACGCCGCGCGGGCGCCGTGACCGCAGCCGCTTTGGGCGCCGCCGCCCTGCTGGTCGCCCCGGCGGGCGCACAAGACGGGGCGGACCCCCTCGCCCCGGACGTCACCTGGGAGGACTGCCCGATCCAGGTCGTGGACCCCGCCGCCGAGTGCGGCCGTATCGAGGTCCCCCAGGAGTACTCCGACCCGGACGACGGGACCATTTCGGTGGGCTTCGTCCGCTACCCGGCCGCCAAGCAGAACGCCAAGCGGGGCACCGTCTTCGGCAACCCGGGTGGCCCGGGCGGCGACGCCTACGGCTACTTCAGCAGCGGCGCCGGCTTCGACTGGCCGCAGGCCATCGTCGACGAATGGGACCGTGTCGCCGTCCAGCCCCGGGGTCTGCAAGGCTCCACGCCGCTGGACTGCACCACCCCGGGCCCCAACGCGGCGGTGGACTACCACTTGTCCTCCGGCGCTTTCCTCCAAGACTCCTGCGAGCAGGCCGACCCGGGCTACACACAATCCGTGACCACCTCGAATACGGCCGAGGACTGGGAGATGGTGCGCCGCGCCCTGGATCTGGACGAGATCTCGATCATCGGGTTGTCCTACGGCACCTACCTCGGCAGCCTGTACGCCACCCGTTACCCGGATCGGGTGGACCGCCTCGTGCTGGACTCCGCGATGGACCCGGCGATTGGCTGGCCGCAGCTGCTGGCCGACCAGAAACCCGGTTACACCCAGGCGCTGCACGACTTCTTCGGCTTTGTCGCCGCACGTGACGACACATACGGCCTGGGTGAGACCCCGTACCAGGTGTATCAGTACTGGGCCGGACTCATTTACCAGGAGTCCGGGCAGACCCCGACGCTGACGCCGCCGCCCATGCAGCCCGGGGAATTGCCCGCAGAGCTGACTTCCGCGCAAAACGAGCAGATCAACGCCGCCGTCGCCGACGCCGTCAACATGACCACCCCGGCTCTGGTGCAGGCCCAGGCGCTGGCCAACCTCGCCGCCAATCCGGAGGCTTCCTTGGTCAACTCGGCCATCTACGCCAACACCTACTCGGTGTTGCCGTGGCCGGCCGAGTGGGACACCTTGGCCCGCCTGCTCAACGGCAGCCTCTTCGACGACCCCGCCTACCAACAGCAGGTCGAGCAGGTCGAGCAGACCGTGCCCAGCGAGGAGCAGCTCCTGCAGATGCAGGCCGACGCCTACAACGCCCAGGCCATGCAGACCATGGTCATCTGCAACGAAACCCGCGGCGAAGGCGACCTGAGCCACCTGCCGTCCTATCTCTGGAACGGTTACGTCATCGTGGATCCGGTCCAGGTCGGCCAGGACGCCTACGCCTCCGGCCAGAGCTGCCGCGGCATCGAACCCTCCAGCCAAATGTTCCCGCTCGACGGCTCCGAGCTGGAGATCACTCCCCTGCAGATCTCTGGCACCGGTGACCCGCAGACCCGTTACCAGGGCCACCGCACCATCGCCGACGCCATGGGCGCCGAAGTCGTCACCGTCAACGGCCCGGGCCACGGTCACCTCGCCCGCGGCAACGAGCGTGTCGACGAGATCGTGGCCGAGTACCTGCGCACCGGCGAAGCAAAATCCACCGAGGTCGAAGGGCTGGGTTAA
- a CDS encoding TspO/MBR family protein, with the protein MSHAQTQTTHPPAADRSTGAETGWALPVITLIGTAVAIAAAFLGSGALGGTPIAEAAGGALSADATPLAPGSPAFRIWSVIYLGLIAYAIWQLFGVARRSPRQAQLRPWALASILLNSVWIWMVQLGSLVASVAVILVLLAVLIRIMYILGRERTGGWVEWLVSDLTFGLYFGWVLAATFANTWAWLADAGADVFLEIPMGVVGIVVAALIAVTAAVLDGGRVAPALATAWGLGWIAAARTEGQFESETLVWAAGVAAVVVLLSPALGLLRRQGRNTQTSV; encoded by the coding sequence ATGTCCCACGCACAGACTCAGACCACGCACCCGCCCGCCGCTGACCGCTCGACCGGCGCCGAGACCGGATGGGCGTTACCGGTCATCACGCTGATCGGCACCGCCGTCGCCATCGCCGCCGCTTTCTTAGGCAGCGGCGCGTTAGGCGGCACCCCCATCGCCGAGGCCGCCGGCGGCGCACTGTCGGCCGACGCCACGCCGCTGGCCCCGGGCAGTCCCGCCTTTCGCATTTGGAGCGTGATTTACCTAGGCCTGATCGCCTACGCTATCTGGCAGCTCTTCGGGGTGGCTCGCCGCTCGCCGCGGCAGGCGCAGTTGCGGCCCTGGGCGCTGGCGTCCATTCTGCTCAACTCCGTCTGGATCTGGATGGTCCAGCTCGGTTCCCTCGTCGCCTCCGTCGCGGTGATCCTCGTGCTCTTGGCGGTGCTCATCCGCATCATGTATATCCTCGGCCGCGAGCGGACCGGCGGCTGGGTGGAGTGGCTGGTCAGTGACCTGACCTTCGGCCTGTACTTCGGTTGGGTGCTGGCGGCCACCTTCGCGAACACGTGGGCCTGGCTGGCGGACGCCGGCGCGGACGTCTTCCTCGAAATCCCCATGGGTGTGGTCGGCATTGTCGTGGCTGCGCTGATCGCCGTGACGGCGGCGGTGCTCGACGGCGGCCGGGTCGCGCCAGCGCTGGCCACGGCCTGGGGCCTGGGGTGGATCGCGGCGGCTCGCACGGAGGGCCAGTTCGAGTCCGAGACCCTGGTGTGGGCGGCGGGCGTCGCCGCTGTCGTCGTGCTCCTCTCCCCTGCCCTGGGGCTGCTGCGTCGACAGGGACGGAACACGCAGACGAGCGTGTGA
- a CDS encoding cryptochrome/photolyase family protein, giving the protein MIDSDTSNSRTLGRLTEKFPDLPAQRPAVMVFHDDLRLHDNAALAAAAEHGPVVAVYVREDPETTEARALGRATQWWLHHSLERLAASLAEHDVPLIVLDGHPLRLIPELTRQIGAPYVAWSRRYHQPQRDLDASLKKLLRAQGVQAHSFAGHLLAEPSDVVNSQDRPYQVYTPFSRRLRAAVENSFVQGLVPPTGVPRTLRGPGADLECTRADLAELALLPSHPARRDPDWTAKLAEVWEPGEDGARRRLADFLERINGVDDDPGYAAGRDVPSVSATSSLSPHLRFGEISPHAVWAAIEELDDAGEDGTVFQSQLMWRDFAWHRLYYHPDLATTNMRKEFDAFPWPWDPEEFSAGMAGGRDGRRAVNAEGFLGDLGEWRAGTTGIPLVDAGMRELWQTGHMHNRVRMVVASFLCKNLGIHWRHGEEWFWDTLVDADPASNAFNWQWVAGSGDDASPYFRIFNPETQAKRFDGEGVYIARWVPEHGTDSYPEPIVDLKESREMALAAYEGTKK; this is encoded by the coding sequence ATGATTGACAGCGACACGAGCAACAGCCGAACCCTGGGACGACTGACTGAGAAATTTCCTGACCTGCCAGCTCAGCGCCCCGCGGTCATGGTGTTCCACGATGACCTGCGACTGCACGACAACGCCGCCCTCGCGGCCGCCGCCGAGCACGGTCCAGTGGTCGCCGTCTACGTGCGGGAAGACCCGGAGACCACCGAGGCACGTGCGCTCGGCCGGGCCACGCAGTGGTGGCTGCACCACAGCCTGGAGCGTCTCGCGGCCTCGCTCGCCGAGCATGACGTGCCGCTGATCGTCCTCGACGGCCATCCGCTCCGGCTGATCCCCGAGCTGACCCGCCAGATCGGCGCCCCCTATGTCGCCTGGAGCCGCCGCTACCACCAGCCGCAGCGCGATCTCGACGCTTCCCTGAAAAAGCTGCTGCGTGCGCAAGGCGTCCAGGCGCACAGCTTCGCCGGCCACCTGCTGGCGGAGCCGTCGGACGTGGTCAACTCGCAGGATCGGCCGTATCAGGTCTACACGCCGTTCTCGCGCCGACTGCGGGCCGCCGTCGAGAACAGCTTCGTCCAAGGGCTGGTGCCGCCGACCGGGGTTCCTCGGACTCTGCGCGGCCCCGGCGCCGATCTGGAGTGCACCCGCGCCGACCTGGCTGAACTGGCCCTGCTGCCGTCCCATCCCGCGCGCCGGGATCCGGATTGGACCGCCAAGCTCGCTGAGGTGTGGGAACCGGGTGAGGACGGCGCCCGGCGCCGCCTGGCTGACTTTCTCGAACGCATCAACGGCGTGGACGACGACCCGGGCTACGCGGCCGGTCGCGACGTGCCGTCGGTGTCCGCCACCAGCAGCCTGTCTCCGCATCTGCGTTTCGGGGAAATCAGCCCGCACGCGGTGTGGGCGGCCATCGAAGAACTCGACGACGCCGGCGAGGACGGGACCGTCTTCCAGAGCCAGCTGATGTGGCGCGACTTCGCGTGGCACCGGCTCTACTACCACCCGGACCTGGCCACGACGAACATGCGGAAGGAGTTCGACGCCTTCCCCTGGCCGTGGGATCCGGAAGAATTTTCTGCGGGCATGGCCGGCGGGAGGGACGGTCGCCGCGCAGTGAACGCCGAGGGCTTTTTGGGCGATCTCGGCGAGTGGCGGGCGGGGACCACGGGCATCCCGCTCGTCGACGCCGGCATGCGCGAACTGTGGCAGACCGGCCACATGCATAACCGTGTGCGCATGGTCGTGGCGTCCTTCCTGTGCAAGAACTTGGGCATCCACTGGCGCCACGGCGAAGAATGGTTCTGGGACACGCTCGTAGACGCGGATCCGGCGAGCAACGCCTTCAACTGGCAGTGGGTCGCCGGCAGCGGAGATGACGCGTCCCCGTACTTCCGGATCTTCAACCCGGAGACCCAAGCGAAGCGTTTCGACGGCGAAGGCGTCTACATCGCCCGATGGGTGCCGGAGCACGGCACCGATTCCTACCCTGAGCCCATCGTCGACCTGAAAGAAAGCCGGGAAATGGCGTTGGCGGCTTATGAGGGAACCAAAAAGTAG
- a CDS encoding SDR family oxidoreductase, with protein sequence MPTVVPTTLDYTARHPSRTVLVTGASGYVGGRLVTELLAAGFKVRASSRHVDSLRRFDWSEQAELVEADLGEKDDVARIMAGVDVVFYLVHSMGDKGEDFEEAEKRTARTVADAADAAGVRQMVYLSGLHPQDKPLEELSKHMRSRENVARIFLGSETPALVLRAATLIGSGSASFEIIRHLTERLPVMVAPQWISNQIEPLAIRDALYYLVSAADLAEPVNRAFDVGCGVTYEFADLLKMYGKEHGLRRWIFSLPLPLPMDKLSGGWIGLVTPVPAKLAVPLAQSMAEDAVTEEHDIEAVIPDPPGGLIAYPEAVRLAIKAERERGVPTSWDRSWTEVQDAADSLPTDPEWAGTSVYQDVRSRDSDLPAEKVWEVIEGIGGANGWYSAPALWRIRGVLDKLIGGPGLGGRRDPHRLSTGDRVDWWRVAELDRPRRLVLAAEMKVDGRAWLSLEVEDTEKGCTYTQRAVYAPTGLVGRLYWWSVAPFHAFVFPVMARNILAAARRGPGESSTADRAG encoded by the coding sequence ATGCCTACCGTCGTGCCAACCACGCTGGACTACACCGCCCGCCATCCCTCCCGCACCGTGCTGGTCACCGGGGCCTCCGGTTATGTGGGCGGTCGCCTCGTGACGGAGCTGCTCGCCGCGGGCTTTAAGGTGCGGGCGTCCTCCCGCCACGTCGACAGCCTGCGCCGCTTCGACTGGAGTGAGCAGGCCGAACTCGTCGAGGCTGACTTGGGGGAGAAAGACGACGTCGCCCGCATCATGGCGGGCGTGGACGTGGTCTTTTACCTCGTGCACTCGATGGGTGACAAGGGTGAGGATTTCGAAGAGGCGGAAAAGCGCACCGCCCGGACCGTCGCTGACGCGGCCGACGCCGCCGGCGTGCGCCAGATGGTGTACCTGTCGGGGCTGCACCCGCAGGACAAACCCCTGGAAGAGCTGTCCAAGCACATGCGTTCCCGGGAAAACGTCGCCCGCATTTTCTTGGGGAGCGAGACCCCCGCGCTGGTGTTGCGTGCGGCGACGCTCATCGGCTCGGGGTCGGCCTCCTTCGAGATCATCCGGCACCTGACGGAACGTTTGCCGGTGATGGTGGCGCCGCAGTGGATCAGCAACCAGATCGAGCCGCTCGCGATCCGCGACGCGTTGTATTACCTCGTGTCGGCGGCGGACCTGGCGGAACCGGTCAATCGCGCCTTCGACGTCGGTTGCGGCGTCACCTACGAATTCGCCGATCTGCTCAAGATGTACGGGAAAGAACACGGGCTGCGCCGCTGGATCTTCTCGCTGCCGCTGCCTTTGCCCATGGACAAGCTCTCCGGCGGCTGGATCGGCTTGGTCACGCCGGTGCCCGCGAAGCTGGCAGTGCCCCTGGCGCAGTCCATGGCGGAGGACGCCGTCACCGAGGAACACGACATCGAAGCGGTCATCCCGGATCCGCCGGGCGGGCTCATCGCGTACCCGGAGGCCGTGCGCTTGGCCATCAAAGCGGAACGCGAACGCGGTGTGCCCACGTCCTGGGACCGCAGCTGGACCGAGGTCCAGGACGCGGCGGACAGCCTGCCCACCGATCCGGAATGGGCGGGGACGTCCGTCTATCAGGACGTGCGCTCGCGCGACAGCGACCTACCCGCAGAGAAGGTCTGGGAGGTCATCGAAGGTATCGGCGGCGCCAACGGCTGGTATTCCGCCCCTGCGCTGTGGCGGATTCGCGGGGTGCTGGACAAGCTCATCGGCGGCCCCGGGCTGGGCGGGCGCCGCGATCCGCACCGGCTGTCTACCGGGGACCGGGTCGACTGGTGGCGGGTGGCCGAGCTCGACCGCCCACGCCGGCTGGTGCTCGCAGCCGAGATGAAGGTCGACGGGCGCGCCTGGCTGTCGTTGGAGGTGGAGGACACGGAGAAGGGGTGCACCTACACTCAGCGGGCGGTGTATGCCCCGACCGGACTCGTCGGCCGGCTGTACTGGTGGTCGGTGGCGCCCTTCCACGCCTTTGTGTTCCCGGTGATGGCGCGCAACATTCTCGCGGCCGCGCGCCGGGGACCGGGAGAGTCGTCTACAGCAGACAGAGCGGGGTGA
- a CDS encoding lipocalin family protein has product MRTFTKIAAAAFAAALLPATLTAGAQDLTDGGRASSISADVLPAGSSFGPELSQVDYVDPEKYVGDWYQVAAVPQPYTLQCTNDTTAEYELIDDTTLSVVNSCGSQISSDSVIEGTATIRDTDTNASLRVNFPGVPFQNEDGPVNYRITYLADDYSLAIVGDPQRRSGFVLSRTPALDAEQWNLVETTVSDRGYWSCSFLTTPMQEGRQDITPLCLL; this is encoded by the coding sequence ATGCGTACATTCACTAAAATCGCCGCCGCCGCTTTCGCGGCGGCGTTGCTTCCCGCCACCCTCACCGCCGGCGCCCAAGACCTGACCGACGGTGGCCGCGCCTCCAGCATTTCCGCGGACGTCCTTCCCGCCGGCTCCAGCTTCGGCCCCGAGCTGTCCCAGGTCGACTACGTGGATCCGGAAAAGTACGTGGGCGATTGGTACCAGGTGGCGGCCGTCCCGCAGCCCTACACCCTGCAGTGCACCAACGACACCACCGCCGAATACGAGCTGATCGACGACACCACCCTGTCCGTCGTCAACTCCTGCGGATCCCAGATCAGCTCCGACTCCGTGATCGAGGGCACCGCCACCATCCGAGACACCGACACCAACGCCTCTCTGCGGGTGAACTTCCCCGGCGTCCCCTTCCAAAACGAGGACGGCCCGGTCAACTACCGGATCACCTACCTCGCCGACGACTACTCCCTGGCCATCGTGGGCGACCCGCAGCGTCGCTCCGGATTCGTCCTCAGCCGCACCCCGGCGCTCGACGCCGAGCAGTGGAACCTGGTGGAGACCACCGTCTCCGACCGTGGGTACTGGTCCTGCTCCTTCCTGACCACCCCGATGCAGGAAGGCCGCCAGGACATCACCCCGCTCTGTCTGCTGTAG
- a CDS encoding glycosyltransferase family 2 protein, with the protein MTHQSARTDGPTFSVVIPCRNDAELLDRCLASFAAQLRPADEIIVVDNASTDHTRKVALRHGARVVDEPREGITWATKAGFDAAVSDVFVRVDADVHVEPAYLQKLQDVWQAADSSPGRRVVGVTGSARFDLDGPAGDFASSAYLGAYRASVGSALGHHPLYGTNCSIRADWWARVREDVDFSDTLVHDDMHLSFAVGEDETIWFQPDLVVGMDDRALRGIRQITVRFYRGFYTMVRNWQDHPPHRRLARRGRLGKTLKEAM; encoded by the coding sequence ATGACCCACCAGTCCGCCCGCACCGACGGCCCCACCTTCAGCGTCGTCATCCCGTGCCGCAACGACGCCGAACTGCTGGACCGGTGTCTGGCCAGCTTCGCCGCCCAACTGCGCCCCGCCGACGAGATCATCGTCGTCGACAACGCCAGCACCGACCACACCCGGAAGGTCGCATTACGGCACGGGGCGCGCGTGGTCGACGAGCCGCGCGAAGGCATCACCTGGGCGACCAAAGCAGGATTTGACGCCGCCGTCAGCGACGTCTTCGTCCGCGTCGACGCCGACGTCCACGTCGAGCCCGCTTACCTGCAGAAACTGCAGGACGTCTGGCAGGCCGCCGACTCCTCGCCGGGTCGCCGCGTCGTCGGCGTCACCGGCTCCGCCCGCTTCGACCTCGACGGCCCGGCCGGAGACTTCGCCAGCTCCGCCTACTTGGGCGCCTACCGGGCCTCAGTCGGCTCCGCGCTGGGCCACCACCCCCTCTACGGCACCAACTGCTCCATCCGCGCGGACTGGTGGGCGAGGGTGCGCGAGGACGTCGACTTCAGCGACACCCTGGTCCACGACGACATGCACCTGTCTTTCGCCGTCGGCGAAGACGAGACGATCTGGTTTCAACCGGACCTCGTCGTCGGCATGGACGACCGCGCGCTGCGTGGAATCCGCCAAATCACCGTACGGTTCTACCGGGGATTTTATACGATGGTGCGTAACTGGCAGGACCATCCGCCGCACCGGCGCCTCGCCCGCCGCGGCCGGCTCGGAAAAACTCTGAAGGAGGCGATGTGA
- a CDS encoding polyprenyl synthetase family protein, with product MNATHNGMRKGVDERVSDSLELIAQFLTRSGQETPTESPLLDISYEGVRSFALGGKHLRSRLVHISAGDVDDDGLYAATVFGACVDLLHGAFLIHDDIIDRDDMRRGQRTIHARIRDEFGDEHLGTSVAIVAGDLGVNGALRLLSDSDLDDATVRHGLRLLTAAAHETFTGEILDIAHLANPAPDLESVRLSNHLKTSEYSFGVPLKLGALAAGRDTAPMKPIGQALGCAYQAADDIAGAIGDSRDTGKQAAGDVIHGRYTLMTMRLTGDAVNDPRRVRDVVDDVIAEGDTHLAEARSHIDRAELDPAIRTGLHSVADKIERMLRAHA from the coding sequence ATGAATGCGACGCACAACGGGATGCGTAAAGGGGTCGACGAGCGCGTCTCCGACTCCCTGGAGCTGATCGCGCAGTTCCTCACCCGCTCGGGGCAGGAAACGCCGACGGAATCGCCGCTGCTCGACATCTCTTACGAAGGAGTGCGCTCCTTCGCCCTCGGCGGCAAACACCTGCGCTCCAGGTTGGTGCACATCTCCGCCGGCGACGTCGACGACGACGGCCTGTACGCCGCCACCGTCTTCGGCGCCTGCGTCGACTTGCTGCACGGCGCCTTCCTCATCCACGACGACATCATCGACCGCGACGACATGCGCCGCGGACAACGCACCATCCACGCCCGCATCCGCGACGAATTCGGCGACGAGCACCTGGGCACGTCCGTGGCGATCGTCGCCGGCGACCTCGGCGTCAACGGTGCCCTCCGGCTGTTGTCGGACTCAGACCTCGACGACGCCACCGTGCGCCACGGCCTGCGACTGCTCACCGCCGCCGCCCACGAAACCTTCACCGGCGAGATCCTCGACATCGCCCACTTGGCTAACCCCGCCCCGGACCTCGAGAGCGTACGGCTGAGCAACCACCTCAAAACCAGCGAATACAGCTTCGGAGTCCCCCTGAAACTCGGGGCGCTGGCCGCCGGCCGCGACACCGCCCCGATGAAACCCATCGGGCAGGCGCTCGGCTGCGCCTACCAAGCCGCCGACGACATCGCCGGCGCCATCGGCGACAGCCGCGACACCGGAAAACAAGCCGCCGGCGACGTCATCCACGGCCGTTACACGCTGATGACCATGCGGCTGACCGGCGACGCCGTCAACGACCCCCGCCGAGTCCGAGACGTCGTCGACGACGTCATCGCCGAGGGCGACACCCACCTGGCCGAGGCCCGCAGCCACATCGACCGCGCCGAGCTGGATCCCGCCATCCGCACGGGCCTGCACTCCGTCGCCGACAAGATAGAAAGGATGCTGCGCGCCCATGCCTGA
- a CDS encoding phytoene/squalene synthase family protein produces MPDAFEAYLSRYDHACAKAAQEIILAYSTSFSLATRALAKQVRIDICNLYAMVRIADEIVDGTAAAADINHEDISAELDAYERAVLAAPGKRFHTDPVLHAYAATARRCGFDPDHVAAFFSSMRRDLNQASYDQGGFDDYVYGSAEVIGLLCLSVFLADHPVTDEDRARLTAGARSLGAAFQKVNFLRDLAEDTDVLGRTYFPGLEGRELTEERKVELVADIRQDLADARAVIPLLPMSARIGVLAATELFRELTDRIDALPAAELSERRVSVPGPTKAVLLARAAATAPRLTPPKGR; encoded by the coding sequence ATGCCTGACGCCTTCGAGGCCTACCTCTCCCGCTACGACCACGCCTGCGCCAAGGCCGCCCAGGAAATCATCCTCGCGTATTCCACCAGCTTCTCCCTGGCCACCCGCGCCCTGGCAAAACAAGTCCGGATCGACATCTGCAACCTGTACGCCATGGTGCGCATCGCGGACGAAATCGTCGACGGCACCGCCGCAGCCGCCGACATCAACCACGAGGACATCAGCGCGGAACTCGACGCCTACGAACGCGCCGTGCTCGCCGCGCCGGGCAAGCGTTTCCACACCGACCCGGTCCTGCACGCTTATGCGGCGACCGCCCGCCGCTGCGGGTTCGACCCGGACCACGTCGCCGCCTTCTTCTCATCCATGCGCCGCGACCTGAATCAGGCGAGCTACGACCAGGGCGGGTTCGACGACTACGTGTACGGATCCGCCGAGGTCATCGGCTTGCTGTGCCTGTCGGTGTTTCTGGCCGACCACCCGGTCACCGACGAAGACCGCGCGCGGTTGACCGCCGGCGCCCGCTCTCTCGGCGCGGCCTTTCAGAAGGTCAACTTTCTGCGCGATCTGGCCGAGGACACCGACGTGCTGGGGCGGACGTACTTTCCCGGACTGGAGGGCCGCGAACTCACCGAGGAACGCAAGGTCGAATTGGTCGCCGACATCCGCCAGGACCTCGCCGACGCCCGCGCGGTCATTCCGCTGCTGCCCATGTCCGCCCGCATCGGCGTCCTCGCAGCCACGGAGCTTTTCCGCGAGCTGACCGACCGCATCGACGCACTTCCCGCCGCGGAGCTGAGCGAACGTCGCGTCAGCGTCCCCGGCCCCACCAAGGCGGTGCTGCTGGCCCGCGCCGCAGCCACCGCGCCCCGCCTCACCCCACCCAAAGGACGATAA